DNA sequence from the Pomacea canaliculata isolate SZHN2017 linkage group LG7, ASM307304v1, whole genome shotgun sequence genome:
GGTATGGATATATACGGTTAGACATCTCTAAAATGAAACTTGCGTCCCTCGTTTCGCTGTGAAATTGTTTACTTGCCTACTGAGACTACTGTCGTTAGCTGCCCAGCGACGGAGGCAAGAAATCTCGGCTACAATGAATTGTTTGTTGGATGTATTGTGTTTTGGTCCTGTTATATAGTCGCCTTCGTGTATGTCATCGCACAGTCGCTGGAGTATCTAGTAGGCTGCGCTctcattgtcttttttaatgCTCTTTCAAGAGTTGGATTCACCATCAGATGTTTTAGTCTACGAAATGTAGGCGATGCATCAAAATTTGTGAGTTTAGCTTATTATTTCTCACCTCTCTACTTTCAGAAGCTGAACACAACTCAGATGCCGAATATCTCATAAAATGACAAGACTGTAGACTGCATCCGTACAGATGGTATTCACCTTCTTAGCATCAGTAGCTTCCCTAACTGGGCACGAAAAGACCTCTTTGCTTTTAAATCCAGctcccatcatcatcaccaccaccactatcatcattatcttcagTGTGAGATGATTTTAATGTAAAGTATGGAgatcagttttgtttcttcgtGCCTTGTTGCTGACATCACAAAAGCTAAAGCTCCGTGTTATGTTGTTGGCAGATGGATGAACTATTAATACCATATTGTAGAATTACCATATTTTTTCGATTTGTTTTGTATGCTGGAAGGTAACGCAGTTGTTACAAGCCATATATCGGCCTCAGAACGTCTACTGTATCCATGTCGACCAAAAGGCGGACCAGTCCTACCGTGACACAATGGCAGCCATAGCTGACTGCTTCCACAATGTCTTTCTCACCTCACGAAGTGTGGACGTTCGGTGGGGGACCTTCACTGTGCTGGAACCAGAACTGATCTGCATGAAAGACCTGTGGCACttcaagaaatggaaatatttcatcaaCCTGACGGGGCAGGAGTTTCCGCTGAGAACCAACTTTGAGCTTGTTCGTATTTTAACGGCGTACAACGGGGCCAACGACGTAGAGAGTATCGTGAAAAGGTGAGTATCAGTGCAGGTAAGCTACAAGACAAAGGTGTTATGTCTGCCAGCTAGGATTAACTGATAGATGGAGTGATGAATGATTTGGGTATGTAGTAGATGTACGAATGTATAGATGGATGAAAGGGATTATACAGTGTTAAAATCTTCTGATTAGCAAATGACATAAATGGTCCATATTGCATATATTTTCAGATTACCTATAGTGTAGTGTCGAAGTTAAGACTGTTACCTTTATCGTTTCGGGAAACTATGTGTAAGACACCTGTTAGCACGGCTGGCTGTCTAGAGATTTCGGTGAGAAGCACTTTCCAGCCAAACCCATCAACTTCGATCATTAAACTCGATCATCTCAGAAACCTTGGCAGAAGATAGCAAGATATAATGCTGCTCATTTACTCCTGTTGCTAGGGCTAACAAAGAACGGTGGGCATCAGCAGGCCCTACTCCTCACGGCATCATCCCAGTGAAGGGGTCAGTGCACATCGTTGTCAATCGGGACTTCGTGGACTACGTTCTCCACAGTCCAGTCGCTCAAGACTTTCTCAACTGGACTCGACGTGTAGATGTACCCGATGAGACGTTTTTCGCCTCCCTCAACCATAACCCTCAGCTTGGCATCAGAGGTTCTTATAAAGGTGGGCAACAGTACAACACTAACATTGCACCGGCTCCATTGACTGACCTCACATGTCAACTCCCACCCTGCCTGACAGTTTTAGTTTCTTAGCATATgtactaaaaaaattttattaatattgtttgtgCTATCTTTGGTAAACAATGTCATTAGTTAACTCATGGTAATGTGGTACACAAGTTCTTAAGATCTTAGTCAGTGTTAGGATAGTTGATATGCCTTCCTTTCTCATATAACAGTTTTGTATTTGCTATAATATGTTTCTTATCTGTGTACGTATATTCAAACATTGTAAGGTTGAACTGCTGATTATATATATGTCCAATTTCTGCATACCATTCATggagtaaatgaataaaataaaatatcaaatgtcaAATGACAACTCGCAACACAGAAAAAGCGAGACAAATTTATTGACTTCCTTGGCGACTTTGTTCTTACGCAGTCATCGAACTGCACTTTGAATTGCGATCTTCTCaaactgttttcaaacttttttaaatgtaacttaCACCGAGATTCGCCATTTACTGACAGGCCTAGCTCCTCTTGTCATACAGTGAGAGCAAGTGAAGGTTTACAATGCTGTCAGAATGTGGAAGGTCTGTTGTGTCTTCTCTCGTCATCCTCCTTTTCGCTGCATTGATATCCAACGACCTTAGCTTCggctttttcttcttattctttctttttcaggctACCCGGAGACAGATCCAGTAACCAAACCATTTCTAACTCGATTCAAGAATTGGGGAGACTATCCTTGTGCTGAAGGAAATTTTAATCGCGACATCTGTATTCTGTCCACGGGGGACCTGCCTTTACTGGACACGCGCCCAGAGATGTTTGCCAACAAGTTCTACCAGGACTACAGTCGTGTGGCACTGGAGTGTTTACATGAACGACTGTACAACCACACGAGGGACGAGTTCTTAGGCATGATGGAGTTTAATACAAGTTATTATCAAAACGTATCTTTCGTCAAAAATATGGTGACTGTGGAGAAGACAAACTGGgaagattgaaatttttttttaaagtcagtacATCATAATGTTTAAGCTGGTCAGCAATTGTCCTTTAAGTGTCTCATCTTTTGTCATATCACTTATGACAATGCAAATATAAGAAGCGCTCTCTGACTAcgaggaaaagaaaacactgaaacGATGGAACAGAAATCAAACGCCTTATTTATcacttcaaatattttacaataaaatattttatcatatcCCTGCATGTATGCTTTAGGGAAGAAATAGCcctattaaaaaaacagctgaGTACTAAATCACGTGTCTGTGTACTAATGTCACCTCACGTGTTTGTCCTCTTTCTGATGTCTGCGTGTGTGTAGCTCTGTAACGGAAGTTGGGTTTCCCCTCCAGATTTGATGGAACAACAGCTACAAACTCTACTACGAGTGACCTGTGATCAGCACAACTCAAGAAAACCAAACACTAGACATTTCTTGTAGGTCACTTGCTATATTACAGTCTAGTTTGTCTCCTCacctttcctcccttctttgtCGAGCATCGTTGTTCTGAATGTTTATGTGCGATAGgaagtaaagaaataatatcaTGTCGCCTTTTACAGACCTGACACATTATTGTTTACCATTGAACCCACGAGGTATAGCTTGCTTAATGAGCCACTTTTTCCTCAAACAACAGTataagataatataaacaatagtataagaaaatatattgaGCCCCTTGTAAGTACTTGTGGCTTTAGTCGTGTTCACTCCGTTGTACTAACTGCAGTTTACTTCCTTCTCTTGGATATTAACAAAAGATTGGACACCAAAATGCCGGTCTCATCAAGTTTACCACAGCAATCTAGAGTACATTAACGGGCTGATTTACCAAGTAAAGAGAATCGTGCAGGTAATTATTTCCCTGCTCGCAAAGAATGAAATGATCTGGAAGATGAGGATTGGTGAACAGGATCATTATGTAGCTAGAGAAATTTTCTATTTGTAAAATTGATCATCGTGTGCCATGTGCAGAAACTATCGACATCCTTGTAGGCAATGGTCGTGTGCGCCATCggtgtgtgaaaaaaagaagaaagtcatTGTAAAAACTACATGAACCCTCCCTGGTGTGTCTTGCTTTGAGAGGGATTGTACTGGCAACACTATTTGTATAGATCCTCTCACAGAAA
Encoded proteins:
- the LOC112568761 gene encoding beta-1,3-galactosyl-O-glycosyl-glycoprotein beta-1,6-N-acetylglucosaminyltransferase-like isoform X1, which codes for MRRLSYSLFLTAICLSATSVYIALYRSLRTTETFPWKPYEMKEIDCMKVFAGDQEELTRSKQVHKDLPALPTEKDITRLAKNCRNFVRVYGFIMNFLTEEERNFPIAYSILVFKDAHQVTQLLQAIYRPQNVYCIHVDQKADQSYRDTMAAIADCFHNVFLTSRSVDVRWGTFTVLEPELICMKDLWHFKKWKYFINLTGQEFPLRTNFELVRILTAYNGANDVESIVKRANKERWASAGPTPHGIIPVKGSVHIVVNRDFVDYVLHSPVAQDFLNWTRRVDVPDETFFASLNHNPQLGIRGSYKGYPETDPVTKPFLTRFKNWGDYPCAEGNFNRDICILSTGDLPLLDTRPEMFANKFYQDYSRVALECLHERLYNHTRDEFLGMMEFNTSYYQNVSFVKNMVTVEKTNWED
- the LOC112568761 gene encoding beta-1,3-galactosyl-O-glycosyl-glycoprotein beta-1,6-N-acetylglucosaminyltransferase-like isoform X2; the encoded protein is MKEIDCMKVFAGDQEELTRSKQVHKDLPALPTEKDITRLAKNCRNFVRVYGFIMNFLTEEERNFPIAYSILVFKDAHQVTQLLQAIYRPQNVYCIHVDQKADQSYRDTMAAIADCFHNVFLTSRSVDVRWGTFTVLEPELICMKDLWHFKKWKYFINLTGQEFPLRTNFELVRILTAYNGANDVESIVKRANKERWASAGPTPHGIIPVKGSVHIVVNRDFVDYVLHSPVAQDFLNWTRRVDVPDETFFASLNHNPQLGIRGSYKGYPETDPVTKPFLTRFKNWGDYPCAEGNFNRDICILSTGDLPLLDTRPEMFANKFYQDYSRVALECLHERLYNHTRDEFLGMMEFNTSYYQNVSFVKNMVTVEKTNWED